The Sylvia atricapilla isolate bSylAtr1 chromosome 12, bSylAtr1.pri, whole genome shotgun sequence genome has a segment encoding these proteins:
- the LOC136366404 gene encoding sulfotransferase 2B1-like, whose amino-acid sequence MERMDVTETFAGIALPGHLHTQESLGFAAAFTFRPSDVLIATYPKSGTTWMQEILTLLYSLGDARPAKTIPNWERAPWLEQIYCRGALRDTETPRLLTTHLPAHVLAPALQRSKAKVIYVARNPKDVAVSFYHFHHLAKFLPDPSSFDSFLTQFLEGTVHYGSWFDHVKGWLGQRHLLDILYVTYEELHQDLRGTAQRLSDFLGCPLAPGTLAALEQHCSFSAMRDNAMANYSLIPVEIMDHSQGRFMRKGVVGDWRSHFSPEQNALFNRRYQEEMGDVELPSQWPMA is encoded by the exons ATGGAGCGCATGGATGTGACCGAGACCTTTGCGGGCATCGCTCTGCCCGGCCACCTCCACACGCAGGAGTCCCTCGGCTTCGCCGCCGCCTTCACCTTCCGCCCCAGCGACGTGCTCATCGCCACCTATCCCAAATCGG GCACCACCTGGATGCAGGAGATCCTGACGCTGCTCTACAGCCTCGGAGATGCCCGCCCAGCCAAGACCATTCCCAACTGGGAGCGGGCGCCCTGGCTGGAGCAGATCTACTGCCGGGGGGCTCTGCGGGACACCGAGACCCCCCGGCTCCTCACCACCCACCTGCCCGCCCACGTCCTGGCCCCCGCCCTGCAGCGCAGCAAAGCCAAG GTGATCTACGTGGCCAGGAACCCCAAAGATGTCGCTGTCTCTTTCTACCACTTCCACCACCTGGCCAAGTTCCTGCCTGACCCCAGCTCCTTTGATTCCTTCCTGACGCAGTTCCTCGAGGGCACAG TGCACTATGGCTCCTGGTTTGACCATGTCAAGGGCTGGCTGGGCCAGCGGCACCTCCTGGACATCCTCTACGTCACCTACGAGGAGCTGCACCAg gaccTGCGTGGCACAGCTCAGCGTCTCAGTGACTTCCTGGGGTGCCCGCTGGCCCCGGGGACActggcagccctggagcagcactgcagcttctctgccaTGCGGGACAACGCCATGGCCAACTACTCCCTCATCCCCGTGGAGATCATGGACCACAGCCAGGGCCGCTTCATGCGCAAAG GGGTGGTGGGGGACTGGCGCAGCCACTTCTCCCCTGAGCAAAACGCCCTCTTCAACCGTCGCTACCAGGAGGAGATGGGGGACGTGGAGCTGCCCTCACAGTGGCCCATGGCCTGA